Proteins from a genomic interval of Acomys russatus chromosome 19, mAcoRus1.1, whole genome shotgun sequence:
- the Hvcn1 gene encoding voltage-gated hydrogen channel 1 isoform X1, whose product MCFTCTVPERGVWGPVRPWKAVTRRPKVASTKRMSRFLKHFTVVGDDYHTWNVNYKKWENEEEEEEQAPTSAEGEGSASPDAEAGSVQTPRPPLDFRSRLRKLFSSHRFQVVIICLVILDALLVLAELLLDLRIIQPDKNDYAEKIFHYMSFAILVFFMLEIFFKIFVFRLEFFHHKFEILDAIVVVVSFVLDLVLLFKKHQFEALGLLILLRLWRVARIINGIIISVKTRSERQVLRLKQINLQLATKIQHLEFSCSEKEQEIERLSKLLKQNGLLGDVN is encoded by the exons ATGTGTTTCACTTGCACAGTCCCGGAGCGTGGAGTCTGGGGTCCTGTCAGGCCGTGGAAG GCCGTCACTCGCAGACCCAAGGTGGCTTCCACCAAGAGGATGAGCAGGTTCCTGAAGCACTTCACCGTGGTTGGGGATGACTACCACACGTGGAACGTCAACTACAAGAAgtgggagaatgaggaggaggaggaggagcaagccCCCACATCAGCTGAGGGTGAGGGCAGTGCCTCCCCTGATGCTGAGGCTGGCTCTGTCCAGACACCCAGGCCACCCCTGGACTTCaggagcaggctgaggaagctcTTCAGTTCCCACAGGTTTCAG GTGGTCATTATCTGCCTGGTTATCCTGGATGCCCTCCTGGTGCTTGCTGAGCTTCTTCTGGACTTGAGGATCATCCAGCCGGACAAGAATGACTATGCGGAAAAG ATATTCCACTACATGAGCTTTGCCATCCTGGTCTTCTTCATGttggagattttctttaaaatttttgtcttcCGCTTGGAGTTCTTCCACCACAAGTTTGAGATCCTGGATGCCATCGTGGTGGTGGTGTCATTCGTCCTCGACCTCGTCCTCTTGTTTAAAAAGCACCAGTTTGAAGCTCTTGGTCTGCTGATCCTTCTGCGGCTCTGGCGGGTGGCCCGGATCATCAATG GCATCATCATTTCAGTGAAGACCCGCTCGGAACGGCAAGTCTTAAGGTTAAAGCAGATAAACCTCCAACTGGCCACCAAGATCCAGCACCTGGAATTCAGCTGCTCTGAGAAG GAACAAGAAATTGAGCGACTCAGCAAGCTGTTGAAACAGAATGGACTTCTAGGGGACGTGAACTAG
- the Hvcn1 gene encoding voltage-gated hydrogen channel 1 isoform X2 has translation MTSQDQKAVTRRPKVASTKRMSRFLKHFTVVGDDYHTWNVNYKKWENEEEEEEQAPTSAEGEGSASPDAEAGSVQTPRPPLDFRSRLRKLFSSHRFQVVIICLVILDALLVLAELLLDLRIIQPDKNDYAEKIFHYMSFAILVFFMLEIFFKIFVFRLEFFHHKFEILDAIVVVVSFVLDLVLLFKKHQFEALGLLILLRLWRVARIINGIIISVKTRSERQVLRLKQINLQLATKIQHLEFSCSEKEQEIERLSKLLKQNGLLGDVN, from the exons ATGACTTCCCAGGACCAAAAG GCCGTCACTCGCAGACCCAAGGTGGCTTCCACCAAGAGGATGAGCAGGTTCCTGAAGCACTTCACCGTGGTTGGGGATGACTACCACACGTGGAACGTCAACTACAAGAAgtgggagaatgaggaggaggaggaggagcaagccCCCACATCAGCTGAGGGTGAGGGCAGTGCCTCCCCTGATGCTGAGGCTGGCTCTGTCCAGACACCCAGGCCACCCCTGGACTTCaggagcaggctgaggaagctcTTCAGTTCCCACAGGTTTCAG GTGGTCATTATCTGCCTGGTTATCCTGGATGCCCTCCTGGTGCTTGCTGAGCTTCTTCTGGACTTGAGGATCATCCAGCCGGACAAGAATGACTATGCGGAAAAG ATATTCCACTACATGAGCTTTGCCATCCTGGTCTTCTTCATGttggagattttctttaaaatttttgtcttcCGCTTGGAGTTCTTCCACCACAAGTTTGAGATCCTGGATGCCATCGTGGTGGTGGTGTCATTCGTCCTCGACCTCGTCCTCTTGTTTAAAAAGCACCAGTTTGAAGCTCTTGGTCTGCTGATCCTTCTGCGGCTCTGGCGGGTGGCCCGGATCATCAATG GCATCATCATTTCAGTGAAGACCCGCTCGGAACGGCAAGTCTTAAGGTTAAAGCAGATAAACCTCCAACTGGCCACCAAGATCCAGCACCTGGAATTCAGCTGCTCTGAGAAG GAACAAGAAATTGAGCGACTCAGCAAGCTGTTGAAACAGAATGGACTTCTAGGGGACGTGAACTAG